From the genome of Nocardia mangyaensis:
AGTGCTCGGCGAGCACGGCTCGCCGACACCCGCCGACCAGCGGGCGCGTGCGCGCACCGGCACCGATCACGCCGGACCCGCGCCGAGGTCGGCTCCCGCGCGGCTGTGAGGACTATCTCCCCCCGCGCGCCCCACCGGCAACCCCGTCGACCCGACCTACAGTGGCGCTGTGGACCGACCCGACGGCGTGACGCGCACCATCGACCCGGGTGTGGTCGCCGGGATGCTCGACGAGGTGTTCGCGGCCTGCCGCGACGACACCTCGGGCGCGCCCGCCGACTACATCCCCGAACTGGCCGCCGTGGCGCCCGACTCGTTCGGGCTGTGCCTGGCCACCGCCGACGGCCTGGTCTACGAGGTGGGCGACACCGAGATCGGGTTCACCATCCAATCCATCTCCAAGCCGTTCACCTACGCGCTCGCACTGGCCGACCGCGGGCTCGACGGTGTGGCCGAGCACATCGATGTGGAGCCCTCGGGCGAACCGTTCAACGAGATCAGCCTCCAGCCGCAGACCCAGCGACCGAGCAATCCGATGATCAACTCGGGCGCGATCACCGCGGCCTCGCTGATCGCCGGACGCGATACCAGCGAGAAATTCGAGCGGGTCCGGCGCTGCTACTCCCGCTTCGCCGGGCGCGAACTGCGCATGGACGAGTCGGTCTACGACTCCGAGGCGCGCACCGGATACCGCAACCGGGCCATCGGCTACATGCTGCGCTCGGTCGACATCATCGACGTCGACCCCGACGACGCCGTCGACCGGTACTTCCGGCAGTGTTCGATCGAGGTCACCTGCCACGACCTGGCCATGATGGCCGCGACCCTGGCCGACAACGGGGTGAATCCGCGGACCAGGGAACGGGCGTTGTCGACCTCGCTGACCGAGCGCGTGCTCAGCGTGATGACCACCTGCGGCATGTACAACGCGGCCGGTGACTGGGTGACCACGGTCGGCCTGCCCGCCAAGAGCGGGGTCGGCGGCGGGATCATCGCGGTGCTGCCCGGTCAGCTGGGGATCGCGGTGTATTCGCCGCGGCTGGACCCGCAGGGCAACAGTGTGCGCGGAGTGTCGGCGTGCCGGGAGCTGTCGCGGCGCCTGGAACTGCACTTCTGTCACGTCACGCGCTCGGCGCGCACCGCCATCCGCGCCGAGTACACGGTGGCGCAGCTGCCCTCGCGGTTGCGCCGCTCCCCCGAGGACTCCGCCGTTCTGGCCGAGCACGGCGAGCGCGCCCGCGTCTACGAACTGCACGGCGACCTGCTCTTCGCCGGCGCCGAACGCGCGGTGCGAGCGATCGAGGGCAACGGCACCGAGCTCGACGCGTTGGTGATCGATCTGCGCCGGGTCGGTGAGGTGAGCACAGTGGCCCGCGACATGCTCGAGGGGCTGCAGGCCGAACTCGTGCGCGAGGGCACCCGGGTGGCGCTGGTCGATCCCGATGCCCGGCTCGGGCACGAGGTGTCGAGCCTGGATCCCCACGACCCACGCGGGCGGGTGTTCATCGACCGCGACACCGCCACCGAATGGTGCGAGGACATCGTGCTCGACCGGCACCGGCCGGCGGACACGAGCACGCGCACCTCCATCACCCTCGACGAACATCCGCTGCTGGCCAGCCTCGGCACCGAGGAGCGCGACCTGCTGTGCGCCGACTTCCAGCAACGCACCCTAGCCCGCGGCGAGGTGATCGCCGACCGTGGCGACCCGCGCTCGGGGCTGTATCTGATCCTCGACGGCCGGGTCCGGATGACCTTTCCCGGCACCGACGGGCGGGTGCACCGGCTGGTCACCCTGTCAGCGGGCATGTCGTTCGGCGAGATCCCGATGCTGATCGGGAAACCGTTCATGAACGCGATCATCGCCGACACTCGGGTACGGGTGGCGGTGATGAGCCCCGAGAGGTTCGACTCACTCGCCGAGAGCCATCCGCGACTGAAACTCGCGCTGCTGGAACGACTCGCGGCGGCGGCCTACGCCCAGATGGACGCCACCGTGCGGACCATCTCGGGCAACGCCGGGAACTACTGAGCCGGGAACTCGGCGGCGGGCGCGAGACGTTGGGCAGCACAGCATCCCTCGACCGACAGGAGCAGCGTGGTGAGC
Proteins encoded in this window:
- the glsA gene encoding glutaminase A, with the translated sequence MLDEVFAACRDDTSGAPADYIPELAAVAPDSFGLCLATADGLVYEVGDTEIGFTIQSISKPFTYALALADRGLDGVAEHIDVEPSGEPFNEISLQPQTQRPSNPMINSGAITAASLIAGRDTSEKFERVRRCYSRFAGRELRMDESVYDSEARTGYRNRAIGYMLRSVDIIDVDPDDAVDRYFRQCSIEVTCHDLAMMAATLADNGVNPRTRERALSTSLTERVLSVMTTCGMYNAAGDWVTTVGLPAKSGVGGGIIAVLPGQLGIAVYSPRLDPQGNSVRGVSACRELSRRLELHFCHVTRSARTAIRAEYTVAQLPSRLRRSPEDSAVLAEHGERARVYELHGDLLFAGAERAVRAIEGNGTELDALVIDLRRVGEVSTVARDMLEGLQAELVREGTRVALVDPDARLGHEVSSLDPHDPRGRVFIDRDTATEWCEDIVLDRHRPADTSTRTSITLDEHPLLASLGTEERDLLCADFQQRTLARGEVIADRGDPRSGLYLILDGRVRMTFPGTDGRVHRLVTLSAGMSFGEIPMLIGKPFMNAIIADTRVRVAVMSPERFDSLAESHPRLKLALLERLAAAAYAQMDATVRTISGNAGNY